From the Homo sapiens chromosome 1, GRCh38.p14 Primary Assembly genome, one window contains:
- the RGS8 gene encoding regulator of G-protein signaling 8 isoform X2 translates to MRTGQRQNKGMRTRLGCLSHKSDSCSDFTAILPDKPNRALKRLSTEEATRWADSFDVLLSHKYGVAAFRAFLKTEFSEENLEFWLACEEFKKTRSTAKLVSKAHRIFEEFVDVQAPREVNIDFQTREATRKNLQEPSLTCFDQAQGKVHSLMEKDSYPRFLRSKMYLDLLSQSQRRLS, encoded by the exons ATGAGGACTGGCCAAAGACA GAACAAAGGGATGAGGACTCGACTGGGATGCCTGTCTCACAAGTCAGACTCGTGTAGTGATTTCACAGCTATTCTTCCAGACAAACCCAACCGCGCTCTCAA gagATTATCGACAGAAGAAGCTACGAGGTGGGCAGATTCCTTTGATGTGCTTCTCTCTCATAAGT ATGGGGTGGCTGCATTCCGTGCCTTCTTGAAGACGGAGTTCAGTGAGGAGAACCTGGAATTCTGGTTGGCCTGTGAGGAGTTCAAGAAGACCAGGTCAACTGCAAAACTGGTCTCTAAGGCCCATAGGATCTTTGAGGAGTTTGTGGATGTGCAGGCTCCACGGGAG GTAAACATTGACTTCCAGACCCGAGAAGCCACGAGGAAGAACCTGCAGGAGCCATCcctgacttgctttgaccaagcCCAAGGAAAAGTACACAGCCTCATGGAGAAAGACTCTTACCCCAGGTTCCTGAGGTCCAAAATGTACTTAGATCTGCTGTCCCAAAGCCAGAGGAGGCTCAGTTAG
- the RGS8 gene encoding regulator of G-protein signaling 8 isoform X1, producing MWNTLTRSLSDHPVGKDPQAMRTGQRQNKGMRTRLGCLSHKSDSCSDFTAILPDKPNRALKRLSTEEATRWADSFDVLLSHKYGVAAFRAFLKTEFSEENLEFWLACEEFKKTRSTAKLVSKAHRIFEEFVDVQAPREVNIDFQTREATRKNLQEPSLTCFDQAQGKVHSLMEKDSYPRFLRSKMYLDLLSQSQRRLS from the exons CCCGAAGCCTCTCTGACCATCCAGTTGGCAAAGACCCTCAGGCCATGAGGACTGGCCAAAGACA GAACAAAGGGATGAGGACTCGACTGGGATGCCTGTCTCACAAGTCAGACTCGTGTAGTGATTTCACAGCTATTCTTCCAGACAAACCCAACCGCGCTCTCAA gagATTATCGACAGAAGAAGCTACGAGGTGGGCAGATTCCTTTGATGTGCTTCTCTCTCATAAGT ATGGGGTGGCTGCATTCCGTGCCTTCTTGAAGACGGAGTTCAGTGAGGAGAACCTGGAATTCTGGTTGGCCTGTGAGGAGTTCAAGAAGACCAGGTCAACTGCAAAACTGGTCTCTAAGGCCCATAGGATCTTTGAGGAGTTTGTGGATGTGCAGGCTCCACGGGAG GTAAACATTGACTTCCAGACCCGAGAAGCCACGAGGAAGAACCTGCAGGAGCCATCcctgacttgctttgaccaagcCCAAGGAAAAGTACACAGCCTCATGGAGAAAGACTCTTACCCCAGGTTCCTGAGGTCCAAAATGTACTTAGATCTGCTGTCCCAAAGCCAGAGGAGGCTCAGTTAG
- the RGS8 gene encoding regulator of G-protein signaling 8 isoform 2 (isoform 2 is encoded by transcript variant 5), which translates to MAALLMPRRNKGMRTRLGCLSHKSDSCSDFTAILPDKPNRALKRLSTEEATRWADSFDVLLSHKYGVAAFRAFLKTEFSEENLEFWLACEEFKKTRSTAKLVSKAHRIFEEFVDVQAPREVNIDFQTREATRKNLQEPSLTCFDQAQGKVHSLMEKDSYPRFLRSKMYLDLLSQSQRRLS; encoded by the exons ATGGCGGCCTTACTGATGCCACGCAG GAACAAAGGGATGAGGACTCGACTGGGATGCCTGTCTCACAAGTCAGACTCGTGTAGTGATTTCACAGCTATTCTTCCAGACAAACCCAACCGCGCTCTCAA gagATTATCGACAGAAGAAGCTACGAGGTGGGCAGATTCCTTTGATGTGCTTCTCTCTCATAAGT ATGGGGTGGCTGCATTCCGTGCCTTCTTGAAGACGGAGTTCAGTGAGGAGAACCTGGAATTCTGGTTGGCCTGTGAGGAGTTCAAGAAGACCAGGTCAACTGCAAAACTGGTCTCTAAGGCCCATAGGATCTTTGAGGAGTTTGTGGATGTGCAGGCTCCACGGGAG GTAAACATTGACTTCCAGACCCGAGAAGCCACGAGGAAGAACCTGCAGGAGCCATCcctgacttgctttgaccaagcCCAAGGAAAAGTACACAGCCTCATGGAGAAAGACTCTTACCCCAGGTTCCTGAGGTCCAAAATGTACTTAGATCTGCTGTCCCAAAGCCAGAGGAGGCTCAGTTAG